The sequence GAATTCCTTTGAGGTGAATTCATAATTCAGCTGAAACACTTCTTTAAGGAAAACCCTCATTATAAAGGAAAGCTCCTTGGCCCCTTCTGCAGATTTCCTTCCGGCAGGCTCTTTGACAAGCTTGTCAAGCTCAAGCAGTGCCTTTTCCTTTGCTTCCAAAATTCTGTCTTTCCTGCTTATTTTGGCTTTGTGCAATAATCTGTATTTTTCAACCATCTTGCTTACAGCATTTTCTATTCTCTTCCGGTTTATTAAAGTCAAAAGTATAATTGATATTGTTATTATTATCGCAATCAGCGGTTTCCTGCTTGTCGGGTATGCAGGTATCTCAATAAGGCTGCATGATGAGCATTGCCCTCCGCAGTCAATCCCTGTTTCATCCTGATTCCTGATTCCATCGCTGCATGAGGGGCAGGGCAGGCACAATCCCCCGCAGTCAATTCCTTCCTCGCCGTGGTTTTGAATTAAGTCAGTGCATAAGGGGCAGGGCAGGCACAATCCCCCGCAGTCAACCCCTGTTTCGCCGTTGTTTTTCATAAGGTCATAGCATGTTGGAACATAAATGCATTTCCAGTACTCAAGCGGTCTTGTCCTGTTGTCCTCGCAGCCGTTAATGTCAATGCATTTTCTTGCGCTTATGTTTGTATAAAGGCAAGGGCCCCAGTTGCTGCAGCTCCAGTTTGAAGCGCAGGGCTCTTCTCCCGATGAAGAGCCTGTTGATCGACTTGACTGGGACGGCGGAACATAAAGCACAGTAAGCTGGACAAGATTGCTCTCAGCACTCGCATTATAGTCATCATAAGCATAAAATACAACGCTCCTGTTTCCAAACCAGGCGCGCCTCGGAGTCAATGTAACAATGTTGTATTCATCAAATGAAATTTCAATATCGCTTACTGCACTGTGGTCATACCACATTGGCTGCTCTTCAGGATCCATGAAATAGTCATCCATGTCCATACCCGTCAATATTGCATTCTGAAGCCATGTCTGGTTTGGTATGAGGGATATCAGAACGGGCGGAAGATTTGAAATTGTAAAATTGCTTGTTGCATTTTTAGTTCCCAGCTCCCTTGCTTCTGCATTGCATATTACCCTCCAGTTTTTTGTTCCGGTCCTGTTGAAGCTTCTGTTGTACACATAATAAAGGGTGGAGTGGTTGAATGTCATGTTGATTGGCGATGTGAATGCTCCAGACAGATTAAACTGAACCTCGCAAAAAACATTGCTCCCGTTTATTGTCGTCTGATTTATAGTTGTGAAATTCGCATAGAATTTTACATTCTGGTTTATGTACCTCGTGTAATTGTCAGTGTCATCAAATACCCGGATAATAATGCTTGAATTCTCCGCAATATAATACCTTGTTGACAGGGACTGCCCAAAGTCAGTAACAGAGAATGTAATGTTGCCGTCTTCATACCTTAAGAACTGGCAGACTATGTCGGGGCATAGTTCATTGTCCCTCATTATCTTCGGGGAAATAAAAGAGAGATTGTATAAAGATATTATTGCCGGCCTGTTCAGGCAGTGCTCAATTCCAACCATTATGCTGATGTTATTTTTTGAAACATTAACATTCGCGTTAAGATTAGCATCATCAACATTGAGTATTATATTTAAGAAATTTATCATGCCATAATGCGGCTTTCCTATTGTGACATTTGGAAGCTCTGTCCAGGAAGAGAAGAGCGAGAAGTTCGTGGTGAGGCTGTTGTTGTAGTTGCTCCATACCGGAGGAACATTAACATTATTTATTGATACATGGTATTTTGTATTAGATGCATCCTCGCATTCGCTTGTTGCTTTTGCGCGGAAAATGTAGATGCAGTTTCCATCAGAGAATGAGGTTGTATTCAGCTCTTTTTGATACTCCGTATCGCCGTCATTTATGTCTGCGCCGATATCAGTCATTAATCCGTCTTCTGCAGCATAGCTGAATGTTACATTCCTGACATATTCATTCCCCGCAGGATTTGTTGCAGATGCGCTAAGATTTTCAATTCCGCTCATTACACCCCAGTCAAGAGGATTGATTGAATTTGCAGAAGAAGGTCTTCCCATGCAAAGCCTTATTGTGCTTGAGGTTGCATGCGCAGTTACATCTTCTTTGGGTATTGACTCGTAAAGATTCCAGAAATTAAAGCAGGAAATCACCACAAAGAACAATGCAAACCAGAAGAGGATGTTGTTGGATACATTGCTCTTCTCAGCTGATTCCCCGTCCGCCTTATTGTTCTGGATGTCCATCTCTATTTTCTTTTTCTCTCTCCGATTTTTTCATACTGCTCCTTGTATTTGAGAATGAGAGTCCTTATTGCCTCGCGGGCAAGTTCGGTTTGGCTTGAGAATATTCCCTGTTCTATTAGCTCTTCTATGTCTTTCCTGAGCTGCTCGCCTATCCTGATGTGAATTAGCCGGTCTTTCTTCATTGTTGGCATACAGATATTATATCATTTTGATATATAAATGTTTCTATTTAGTATACTGGTATCTTGAAAATGTAATTTAATCGAGAGAAAATCAGCAAAAAGGACATATTTGGAGAAATTCCGCAGAATCAATGTATCATTTTGATATATTTTGATATGTTTAAATATTCTATAAAAAGATAAAATGACTAAAGAAAATAAACGCGCCCGGGGAGATTAGCGCACCCAGCCTTTAGAAAAGCATGGATGGAAACAGATGCGGCATAAAGCCGCATAACCGCGATACTTATGAAAATACAATAATCG is a genomic window of Candidatus Woesearchaeota archaeon containing:
- a CDS encoding ribbon-helix-helix domain-containing protein, which produces MPTMKKDRLIHIRIGEQLRKDIEELIEQGIFSSQTELAREAIRTLILKYKEQYEKIGERKRK